The following proteins are co-located in the Vigna angularis cultivar LongXiaoDou No.4 chromosome 2, ASM1680809v1, whole genome shotgun sequence genome:
- the LOC108328258 gene encoding cysteine-rich receptor-like protein kinase 42 — MISDPEMNTKSITSNLSHHHNNPSSWVLFATLFLSSLSFSLSDPRITEAGLYCGTAKAPLKANYIPSFTKEMESLSQLVTNQNWGTHFVNTSGSSIPIYGFAQCFKDLSNTDCLLCYAASRTKIPRCLPSVSARIYLDGCFLRYDNYSFYAEVSDPLRDTVNCTSQHGTVVDKTERLELEESVGRVVETVTNRALANGGGFGVGEVEGVYALAQCWNTIGSDGCRECLRKAGKEVRGCLPKRDGRALNAGCYLRYSTNKFYNEDGDADGKNGFLRRGGVIVAEVLAAAAILVLSLSASYIAFTKLTRIKKENNNVGQIPSSITKSSLNYKYETLEKATDYFNSSRKIGQGGAGSVFKGILPNGKVVAVKRLIFNNRQWVDEFFNEVNLISGIEHKNLVKLLGCSIEGPESLLVYEYLPKKSLDQFIFEKNRTQILNWKQRFNIILGTAEGLAYLHQGTKIRIIHRDIKSSNVLLDENLTPKIADFGLARCFGADKSHLSTGIAGTLGYMAPEYLIRGQLTDKADVYSFGVLVLEVVTGRRNNVFREDSGSLLQTVWKLYRSNTLTEAVDPCLGDDYPATGASRVFQIGLLCTQASASLRPSMSQVVYMLINSNEDVPTPNQPPFLNTGMLDSDSSIKSYSTNSFISNALKKIGASSYSYSESSCSRNSDGPSRSEESIVQV; from the exons ATGATATCAGACCCAGAAATGAACACCAAAAGCATCACCTCAAATCTAagccaccaccacaacaaccCGTCATCATGGGTTCTCTTCGCCACACTTTTCCTCTCGTCTTTGTCCTTCTCACTCTCCGATCCAAGAATCACCGAAGCAGGGCTCTACTGTGGAACCGCCAAGGCCCCTCTGAAAGCCAACTACATCCCAAGTTTCACCAAGGAAATGGAGAGCCTCTCGCAGTTGGTGACCAACCAAAACTGGGGCACTCACTTTGTGAACACTTCAGGCTCGTCGATTCCCATTTATGGCTTTGCACAATGCTTCAAGGACCTGTCCAACACCGATTGTCTTCTCTGCTACGCAGCAAGCCGTACCAAGATTCCACGTTGTTTACCTTCTGTCTCTGCGCGCATCTACCTTGATGGCTGCTTCTTGCGCTATGACAACTACAGCTTCTATGCGGAGGTCAGTGACCCTTTGAGGGATACAGTGAACTGCACCTCACAGCATGGAACGGTTGTTGATAAAACTGAAAGGTTGGAACTTGAGGAAAGCGTTGGAAGGGTGGTTGAGACTGTGACCAACAGGGCTCTGGCAAATGGTGGTGGCTTTGGTGTGGGAGAGGTTGAGGGGGTTTACGCATTGGCACAGTGCTGGAATACCATTGGGAGTGATGGGTGCAGAGAGTGTTTGAGGAAAGCTGGGAAGGAGGTGAGAGGGTGCTTGCCTAAGAGGGATGGGAGGGCCTTGAATGCTGGCTGTTATTTGAGGTATTCGACAAACAAGTTCTACAATGAAGATGGCGATGCCGATGGGAAAAATG gaTTCTTAAGAAGAGGAGGAGTAATAGTAGCAGAAGTGTTAGCAGCAGCTGCAATTTTAGTGCTTAGTCTCTCTGCCTCCTATATAGCCTTCACAAAATTAACTAGGATTAAAAAAG AAAACAATAATGTTGGTCAGATTCCCTCTTCCATAACCAAATCTAGCTTGAATTACAAGTACGAAACTCTTGAGAAGGCCACGGATTATTTTAACTCTTCAAGAAAAATAGGCCAAGGTGGAGCTGGCTCAGTTTTCAAAGGTATTCTCCCAAATGGGAAAGTTGTTGCAGTTAAAAGATTGATCTTCAATAACAGGCAATGGGTGGATGAGTTCTTCAACGAAGTGAACTTGATTAGCGGTATTGAACACAAGAACCTTGTCAAACTATTGGGATGTAGCATTGAGGGCCCTGAGAGCCTCCTTGTGTATGAGTACTTGCCCAAAAAGAGTTTAGACCAATTTATCTTTG AAAAAAACAGAACTCAGATTCTAAACTGGAAGCAGAGGTTTAATATCATTCTTGGAACGGCAGAGGGGCTTGCATATCTTCATCAAGGTACCAAAATAAGAATCATTCATCGAGATATCAAAAGCAGCAATGTTCTTCTGGACGAGAATCTCACTCCCAAGATTGCAGATTTCGGCCTTGCCCGGTGTTTTGGAGCAGATAAGTCACATTTGAGCACTGGAATTGCTGGAACACT aGGTTACATGGCTCCTGAGTACCTAATTAGAGGACAACTCACAGATAAAGCTGATGTGTATAGTTTTGGAGTACTTGTTCTTGAGGTTGTAACTGGGAGGAGAAACAATGTCTTCCGAGAGGACTCTGGCTCGCTACTACAAACT GTTTGGAAACTTTACCGATCAAACACATTAACTGAAGCTGTTGATCCTTGCTTGGGAGATGATTATCCTGCAACTGGAGCATCAAGGGTATTTCAAATTGGGTTGCTTTGCACACAAGCTTCTGCCTCCCTAAGACCATCCATGTCTCAAGTTGTTTACATGCTGATTAATTCAAATGAAGACGTTCCTACACCGAATCAGCCCCCATTTTTGAACACTGGAATGCTGGACTCAGATAGCTCCATTAAGTCTTATAGCACTAACAGCTTCATATCCAATGCCTTGAAGAAGATTGGAGCATCATCCTACAGCTACTCAGAGTCCTCTTGTTCACGCAACTCAGATGGGCCATCAAGAAGTGAAGAATCAATTGTTCAAGTTTGA
- the LOC108327083 gene encoding DExH-box ATP-dependent RNA helicase DExH17, whose product MDSYSLKSAFDLPPPFRSCFSFRYFNSLQSECFPICFHSDVNMVISAPTGSGKTVLFELCILRLLSRFISAGGIFIHEKGSLKTIYIAPSKALVQEKLRDWNKKFGPLGINCLELTGDSESYTPRNILEADIILTTPEKFDAVSRYGIESGGLSFFSDIALLLIDEVHLLNDPRGAALEAIVSRIKIVSGNPKLKSNPLAQVRFLAVSATIPNIEDLAKWLEVPDQGIKRFGEEMRPVKLTTKVFGYARAKNDFLFEKRLQNYIFDILMQYSRGKSALVFCSTRKGAQEAAQRLSQIVMTFGQSNPFIKNREQQDRLREASLSCSDKHMQSYILYGVGYHNGGLCLKDRNIVEGLFLKGDIQVLCTTNTLAHGINLPAHTVVIKSTQHFNKEKCLYMEYDRSTILQMCGRAGRPPFDDTGMVIIMTRRETVHLYENLLNGCEVVESQLLSCLTEHLLAEIVQLTVSDITKAIEWLKFSYLYVRMKTNPMNYAIKKGISGDSLEKHVQDICVHKVKELSQCQMVWVDEDGFLLRPLDPGRLMTKYYLRFDTMKQIMRTPESCSLEDALHVVCSAEEIAWIQLRRNEKKLLNDINADKDGRLRFHILGDKGRKKKRIQTREEKIFILANDCLTGDPSVHDLSLIQDMNSICSNGFRIAKCMKEYFVYKRNYKGAVNSALLAKSLDQKLWDDSPYLLKQLPGIGMVTAKALHSMGVKSFEALAEADPRRIELVTGRKYPFGNHIKDSLLSLPPKVDVKLAEIENHIEGKSKIVVTLTRKAESGQSVKGHYADMIIGSEDNTILFHEKIRVDQFPSPYCATILVPIPQEKQTIKADFIFEEYIGIDVHQKLSLMRESNSIVLLKRNRKQASCPPTEEIYVIEDDNINVPHLPTKELCTLSVDKDSIPSFDLLDESLDEVEDGHSLEVEEEKCKMITEKTVFDHIRQKAKCFSLLSAFDNIRCPSLEVFLSKDNARLKRRNHHHEIVVLDDEDGLEVPQPNGVNLPVELKNAEQDGIRPYLTLNDHHIAGSSNIVDTELFSKNNLSSLSAAFGVARETNSLDIDNENMLTSYVKTAAEVCASSIQEKKRLLEDSGPGSFAVSKKHRCTSREFIEEQSSPSEIRRQCCSIETTGQNEIESYLGFKSVFSFL is encoded by the exons ATGGATTCATATTCTTTGAAGTCTGCGTTCGATTTGCCTCCGCCTTTTCGTTCATGTTTTAGTTTCAG ATATTTTAATTCACTTCAGAGTGAATGCTTTCCTATCTGTTTTCACTCTGATGTAAACATGGTCATCTCTGCACCAACTGGGAGCGGTAAAACTGTACTCTTTGAGCTTTGTATTTTGAGGCTACTTTCCAGGTTCATATCTGCCGGGGGAATATTCATACATGAAAAGGGATCTCTTAAAACA ATCTATATAGCCCCATCCAAGGCTTTAGTACAGGAGAAGCTCCGTGATTGGAATAAAAAGTTTGGGCCATTAGGAATAAATTGCCTGGAGCTGACAGGTGACAGTGAATCTTACACTCCAAGGAATATACTAGAAGCTGATATTATTCTCACAACTCCTGAG AAATTTGATGCAGTGTCACGTTACGGTATAGAAAGTGGTGGCTTGAGCTTTTTCAGTGACATTGCACTTTTACTAATCGACGAAGTTCATCTATTGAATGATCCACGTGGAGCTGCCCTTGAAGCAATTGTTAGTAGAATAAAAATCGTTTCTGGCAATCCAAAATTGAAATCAAATCCTCTGGCTCAGGTCCGCTTCCTAGCTGTGTCTGCCACAATTCCAAATATTGAGGATCTag CAAAGTGGCTTGAGGTTCCTGACCAAGGGATCAAAAG GTTTGGAGAAGAAATGAGGCCCGTAAAGCTGACAACCAAGGTTTTTG GCTATGCCCGTGCCAAGAATGACTTCCTCTTTGAGAAG CGccttcaaaattatattttcg ATATTCTCATGCAATACTCGAGAGGGAAATCTGCTCTTGTATTTTGTTCAACAAGAAAAGGAGCACAAGAAGCTGCTCAGCGACTATCTCAAATAGTAATGACTTTTGGTCAATCAAATCCATTCATTAAGAACAGAGAGCAACAAGATCGGCTGAGGGAGGCTTCTCTGTCATGCAGTGACAAGCACATGCAGTCATACATTCTTTACGGTG TTGGTTATCACAACGGTGGGCTTTGCCTCAAAGATCGCAATATTGTAGAAGGCCTTTTTCTCAAGGGAGATATTCAAGTACTTTGCACAACAAATACGCTAGCCCATGGAATCAATCTCCCAGCACATACCGTGGTTATTAAATCAACACAGCACTT CAACAAGGAAAAATGTCTCTATATGGAATATGATCGCTCCACTATATTGCAG ATGTGTGGAAGGGCAGGCCGACCCCCATTTGATGATACGGGCATGGTTATAATCATGACAAGGAGAGAAACG GTTCATTTGTACGAGAATCTCTTAAATGGGTGCGAAGTGGTAGAATCACA ATTGCTCTCGTGTTTGACGGAGCATTTACTTGCGGAAATAGTTCAACTGACAGTATCTGATATTACAAAAGCAATTGAATGGCTTAAATTCTCCTACTTGTATGTTAGAATGAAAACG AATCCTATGAACTATGCAATTAAGAAAGGCATTTCTGGTGATAGTTTAGAGAAACATGTACAAG ATATATGCGTGCATAAAGTTAAAGAGTTATCCCAATGTCAAATGGTCTGGGTTGATGAAGACGGTTTCCTCTTGCGACCATTag ATCCTGGAAGGTTAATGACAAAGTACTATTTGAGATTTGACACTATGAAACAGATAATGCGGACTCCTGAAAGTTGCAGTTTGGAAGATGCACTTCATGTTGTGTGCAGTGCAGAAGAAATTGCAT GGATACAGCTTAGACGCAATGAGAAGAAGCTCTTAAATGATATCAATGCTGATAAAGATGGACGGCTTCGCTTTCACATTCTTGGAGataaagggagaaagaaaaagcGCATtcaaacaagagaagaaaagatatttattttagCAAATGACTGCTTAACTGGTGATCCATCAGTTCATGACCTATCTTTGATTCAG GACATGAATTCTATATGCTCAAATGGATTTAGAATAGCAAAATGCATGAAAGAGTACTTTGTTTACAAACGGAATTACAAAGGAGCTGTGAATTCAGCACTTCTAGCCAAATCACTCGACCAGAAACTTTGGGATGACAGTCCATACCTTCTGAAACAGTTACCTGGAATTGGGATGGTCACAGCAAAG GCACTGCATTCAATGGGAGTCAAATCGTTTGAGGCACTTGCTGAAGCTGATCCTAGGAGAATAGAGCTAGTGACTGGTCGAAAATACCCATTTGGTAACCATATTAAAGATTCTCTACTATCTCTGCCTCCGAAAGTTGATGTGAAGCTTGCAGAAATTGAAAACCATATAGAAGGAAAGTCCAAGATAGTAGTGACGTTGACTAGGAAAGCAGAGTCAGGCCAGTCAGTTAAAGGACATTATGCTGATATG ATCATTGGTTCAGAGGACAATACTATTCTGTTTCATGAAAAGATAAG GGTTGACCAGTTCCCCAG CCCATACTGTGCAACAATTCTTGTGCCCATTCCACAAGAGAAGCAAACTATCAAAGCTGATTTTATATTTGAGGAATACA TTGGCATTGATGTCCACCAAAAGCTTTCCTTAATGAGAGAGAGCAATTCAATTGTGCTTTTGAAAAGAAACAGGAAGCAGGCTTCTTGTCCTCCAACAGAAGAGATATATGTTATAGAAGATGACAACATAAATGTACCTCATTTACCAACGAAAGAACTGTGCACCCTGAGCGTGGACAAGGATTCCAT TCCAAGTTTCGACCTCTTGGATGAAAGTTTAGATGAAG tggaaGATGGGCATTCTCTTGAGGTGGAAGAGGAGAAATGCAAAATGATCACAGAGAAAACAGTTTTTGACCACATTCGTCAGAAAGCTAAATGCTTTTCTCTCCTATCTGCATTTGATAACATTCGCTGTCCATCACTGGAGGTCTTTCTTTCAAAAGATAATGCCCGTTTGAAGAGGCGTAATCATCATCATGAGATAGTTGTGCTGGATGATGAAGACGGACTTGAAGTTCCTCAACCAAATGGTGTCAATTTGCCGGTTGAGCTCAAAAACGCAGAACAGGATGGTATCCGACCTTATCTGACTTTAAACGATCATCATATAGCTGGAAGTTCAAATATAGTTGATACAG AGTTATTCTCAAAGAATAATCTCAGTTCCTTGAGCGCTGCTTTTGGTGTGGCAAGAGAGACAAATTCCTTGGACATTGACAACGAGAATATGCTTACTTCATATGTGAAAACTGCTGCTGAAGTATGTGCATCCAGTATCCAG GAGAAAAAGCGGTTGTTAGAGGACTCAGGTCCCGGAAGCTTTGCAGTTAGTAAGAAGCATCGTTGCACTTCCAGAGAATTTATAGAAGAGCAGTCTAGCCCAAGTGAAATACGAAGACAGTGCTGTTCTATAGAAACCACGGGCCAAAACGAAATAGAGTCATATCTTGGGTTTAAAAGTGTATTTTCCTTTCTCTAA
- the LOC108327082 gene encoding probable NAD(P)H dehydrogenase subunit CRR3, chloroplastic, producing the protein MFCVCSVSKPTVGSGNIPQISDSDSNSLPTKRFSSRNRVPSEPPKPSVMQMQRIVGAGSFRDTEPLPLPGSDMRKTVMDLFLGQAMEGRVQKKMRETGEWLDANAESKITSSRKGILLFMVQWMLPIWTILFLIAFGAIELPFGNPFLDDLLM; encoded by the exons ATGTTTTGCGTGTGCAGTGTATCCAAACCCACAGTGGGGAGTGGGAACATTCCCCAAATCTCCGATTCAGATTCAAATTCTCTTCCAACGAAACGTTTTTCCAGCAGAAACAGGGTTCCGAGCGAGCCTCCGAAACCCTCTGTTATGCAGATGCAACGCATTGTCGGCGCCGGAAGCTTCAGAGACACCGAACCCCTTCCTCTACC GGGCTCCGACATGCGAAAGACGGTGATGGACTTGTTCCTGGGTCAAGCCATGGAAGGGAGAGTgcagaagaagatgagagagaCCGGAGAGTGGCTCGACGCTAATGCCGAGTCCAAAATCACTTCTTCCA GAAAGGGAATCTTACTGTTTATGGTTCAATGGATGCTACCGATTTGGACAATCTTATTCCTAATAGCTTTTGGAGCCATCGAATTACCATTCGGCAACCCCTTCCTCGATGATCTACTCATGTGA